From a region of the Candidatus Omnitrophota bacterium genome:
- the rbsK gene encoding ribokinase: MGNIYVVGSSNTDMVVKCKSLPGPGETVLGGEFVQVRGGKGANQAVAAARLGGNVSFFCRVGNDAFGLQSLEEYKKEGIDASNIVVDNSGASGVALIVVDGKGENYIAVAPGVNANLRPDDVEPLRSLLKPGDVVLMQLEIPMDTVMRAAQIGDEKGALVILNPAPAPAKGLPKSICHCLDFILPNRHEAEALVGAKTVPEVMSQGLLETGITNVIITLGKSGCIWSNKHGVQSLPAYPVKAMDSTAAGDAFAGGLAVALTKGWSVPKAIQWAQKAAALSVMRMGAQTSLPTLEEIDNYPFPDIPEYKE, translated from the coding sequence ATGGGAAATATCTACGTGGTTGGCAGTTCCAATACGGATATGGTGGTGAAATGCAAATCCCTTCCTGGTCCGGGCGAAACGGTTCTAGGCGGCGAATTCGTCCAGGTTCGAGGAGGCAAAGGCGCCAACCAAGCGGTCGCCGCCGCTCGTTTGGGCGGAAACGTCTCTTTTTTTTGCCGCGTAGGAAACGACGCATTTGGACTACAAAGTTTGGAAGAGTATAAGAAAGAAGGCATCGACGCTTCGAACATCGTTGTCGATAACAGCGGCGCTTCGGGCGTAGCGTTGATCGTCGTCGACGGCAAAGGCGAAAACTACATCGCCGTAGCCCCCGGCGTCAACGCCAACCTGAGGCCGGACGACGTAGAGCCGCTGCGCTCCCTGTTGAAACCGGGGGACGTCGTCCTTATGCAATTGGAAATTCCGATGGATACTGTTATGCGCGCGGCGCAAATCGGCGATGAAAAAGGGGCGCTCGTCATTCTTAATCCCGCTCCCGCTCCCGCTAAAGGATTGCCAAAATCCATCTGCCATTGCCTCGATTTCATCCTGCCCAATCGCCATGAAGCGGAGGCGCTCGTCGGCGCGAAAACCGTTCCCGAAGTCATGAGCCAGGGATTATTGGAAACCGGCATTACCAACGTTATCATCACTCTCGGCAAAAGCGGCTGCATATGGTCCAACAAACACGGCGTCCAATCCTTGCCCGCCTATCCTGTGAAAGCCATGGACTCGACGGCGGCGGGTGACGCCTTCGCCGGAGGGCTGGCTGTCGCCCTCACCAAGGGATGGAGCGTTCCCAAAGCCATTCAATGGGCGCAAAAAGCGGCGGCGTTATCCGTCATGCGGATGGGGGCGCAAACCTCTCTTCCCACGCTCGAAGAAATCGATAATTACCCATTTCCTGATATCCCAGAATATAAAGAATAA
- a CDS encoding beta-L-arabinofuranosidase domain-containing protein, translating to MLRKTINVFLFVIAAFLAYGENQVPAVAKEPTLQTHFTLLPLGSVKPKGWLKDQLTVQSNGLTGHLDEFWPSLAKTAWKGMEGGEAWERGPYYLDGLVPLAYLLDDQRLIEKTKPWMEWILSSGQENGWFGPPQNKDRWPISVALKVLAQYYEATQDGRALEIMKNYFHYLHDNRPDWPDEEWRGVRAMENAVAAHWLYNLTGEPYILEAADSIFRHSYDWTAFFYRFPYPFQVLAEGIHYGHPSHIVNLGMAVKYPGLRYRETHREFYKEALHSGLESLEKHHGQVGGRFAGDEHLSGRHPSQGTELCGVVELMFSLENLIAIIGDPAFADRLEMLAYNSLPGTCTPDFWAHQYDQQANQVLCDIGKRQWSTNGDQSNIYGLEPNFGCCTANMHQGWPKFVKSLWMANGDRGLAAIAYGPCEVEATVADSVAVTITEETDYPFSGEVRFVVKPKKPAAFPLQLRIPGWAQGAVVKIGDAAISAEPGTFVTLECKWKKGDVVILSLPMDLRLEHRYNNAVSILRGPIYYSLKIKERYEKIKSYHDRLPAADWAIYPESPWNYALLIDAEENQIHPISIETQAIQKIPFEQKNAPVILKIKGQALPDWKMERNSAAAPPQSPAVSNEPVAELELIPYGCTRLRITEFPYIEGGN from the coding sequence ATGTTACGTAAAACAATAAACGTCTTTCTATTCGTAATCGCCGCCTTTCTCGCATATGGCGAAAACCAAGTTCCCGCCGTCGCTAAGGAACCGACGCTGCAAACCCATTTCACGCTTCTGCCTTTGGGCAGCGTCAAACCCAAAGGTTGGCTGAAAGATCAGCTGACTGTGCAGTCCAATGGACTTACCGGCCATTTGGACGAGTTCTGGCCCAGTCTCGCCAAAACGGCGTGGAAAGGCATGGAAGGCGGAGAAGCGTGGGAGCGCGGCCCTTACTACTTGGACGGGCTGGTTCCGCTCGCCTATCTGCTGGACGACCAACGCCTCATCGAAAAAACCAAGCCCTGGATGGAGTGGATTCTCTCCAGCGGACAGGAAAATGGCTGGTTCGGACCGCCGCAGAACAAGGACCGTTGGCCCATTTCCGTGGCGCTGAAGGTTTTAGCCCAGTATTACGAAGCGACGCAAGACGGCCGCGCTTTGGAGATCATGAAGAATTATTTCCATTATCTTCATGACAACCGTCCCGACTGGCCTGATGAGGAATGGCGGGGCGTGCGCGCGATGGAAAACGCCGTTGCCGCCCACTGGCTCTATAATCTGACCGGCGAGCCGTACATCCTGGAAGCCGCCGATTCCATTTTCCGCCATAGTTACGATTGGACGGCCTTTTTTTATCGCTTCCCCTATCCCTTCCAAGTCCTCGCCGAGGGCATCCACTATGGGCATCCCTCACACATCGTCAATCTGGGCATGGCGGTTAAATATCCCGGATTGCGATATAGGGAAACGCATCGCGAATTCTATAAAGAGGCGCTTCACAGCGGCCTGGAAAGTTTGGAAAAACATCACGGCCAGGTTGGGGGGCGCTTTGCGGGCGACGAACATCTCTCAGGACGCCATCCTTCCCAAGGAACCGAACTGTGCGGCGTTGTGGAACTGATGTTCTCGCTGGAAAATCTAATCGCCATCATCGGCGATCCCGCCTTCGCCGACCGTTTGGAAATGCTGGCCTACAATTCCCTGCCTGGAACCTGCACTCCAGACTTTTGGGCGCATCAATACGACCAGCAAGCCAACCAGGTTTTATGCGACATCGGCAAGCGTCAATGGAGCACCAACGGCGATCAATCCAACATCTACGGCCTGGAGCCGAACTTCGGCTGCTGCACCGCCAATATGCACCAAGGCTGGCCTAAGTTCGTCAAGAGCCTCTGGATGGCGAACGGAGATCGCGGTCTAGCCGCCATCGCCTATGGTCCCTGCGAAGTGGAAGCGACGGTCGCCGACAGCGTGGCTGTAACTATTACAGAAGAGACGGACTATCCTTTCTCTGGAGAAGTCCGCTTTGTCGTCAAACCCAAAAAGCCCGCGGCCTTCCCCCTGCAATTGCGCATTCCCGGCTGGGCCCAAGGCGCGGTTGTGAAAATTGGCGATGCGGCGATTTCCGCCGAGCCGGGGACGTTCGTCACCCTGGAATGCAAGTGGAAAAAAGGCGATGTCGTCATCCTTTCTCTGCCGATGGATTTGCGATTGGAACATCGTTACAACAACGCCGTCTCCATCCTGCGCGGTCCCATCTACTATTCGCTGAAAATCAAGGAACGATACGAAAAGATCAAATCGTATCACGATCGCCTGCCAGCCGCCGATTGGGCCATCTATCCCGAATCGCCTTGGAATTACGCGTTATTGATCGATGCGGAAGAAAACCAAATTCATCCCATTAGCATAGAAACGCAGGCCATTCAAAAAATCCCCTTCGAGCAAAAGAACGCTCCGGTTATTCTCAAAATCAAAGGCCAGGCGCTGCCCGATTGGAAGATGGAGAGAAATTCCGCTGCCGCTCCGCCGCAAAGCCCAGCCGTTTCTAACGAGCCGGTAGCGGAATTGGAACTGATCCCTTACGGCTGCACCCGCTTGCGCATTACGGAGTTTCCTTATATTGAGGGAGGGAATTGA